In Suricata suricatta isolate VVHF042 chromosome 14, meerkat_22Aug2017_6uvM2_HiC, whole genome shotgun sequence, one DNA window encodes the following:
- the SMTN gene encoding smoothelin isoform X5 — protein MADEALAGLDEGALRKLLEVTADLAERRRIRSAIRELQRQELQREEEALASKRFRAERQDNKENWLHSQQQEAEQRAALARLAGRLESMNDVEELTALLRGAGEYEERKLIRAAIRRIRAQEIEAATLAGRLCSGRPNSGSREETKGRAAHRLEQCEVPEQEKQEQQAEVPEPTPTPQGTSRDVTTVTLVVRAPPGGTPSLPASPVSSPTTASEPPLEPAEAQCPAAETVDSPEPPSSPPRATSPEPQEPPPTPSTERQVANKLLPGPTESPAVQGPTKDPSDIKRADLAGPRPCQRSLSVLSPRQSAQNREPTILASGPSSFQRAGSVRDRVRKFTSDSPMTAGLQEGPPRLVLGPSTPTRLLGPSHIGTTPASSTNSSSSRGPSDASSRFSKEPRGTARPLAQLQSCPREEGPRGRGLAARPLENRAGGTVACSEEPSAPLPVPVGTAEPGASMKTTFTIEIKDGRGQASTGRVLLPTGNQRAELTLGLRAPPTLLSTSSGGKSTITHISSPGTLAHLGSVTHVTSFSHASTDSRGGCSIKMEPEPAETPSVAVEVANGAEQTRVDKAPETRSPLSTEELNAIEDESILDKMLDQTTDFEERKLIRAALRELRQKKRDQRDKERERRLQEARARPAEGHGNTATETTTRHSQRAADGSAVRTVTKTERLVHSNDGTRTARTTTVESSFVRRSENGSGSTMMQTKTFSSSSSKKMGSIFDREDEASPRPGSLAALEKRQAEKKKELMKAQSLPKTSASQARKAMIEKLEKEGASGSPGGPRAAVQRSTSFGVPNANSIKQMLLDWCRAKTRGYEHVDIQNFSSSWSDGMAFCALVHNFFPEAFDYGQLSPQNRRQNFEVAFSSAETHADCPQLLDTEDMVRLREPDWKCVYTYIQEFYRCLVQKGLVKTKKS, from the exons ATGGCGGATGAGGCCTTAGCCGGGCTGGACGAGGGAGCTCTGCGGAAGTTG TTGGAGGTCACAGCGGATCTGGCAGAGCGGCGGCGCATCCGCTCAGCCATCCGGGAGTTGCAGCGGCAGGAGCTACAGCGTGAGGAGGAGGCCCTGGCATCCAAGCGCTTCCGTGCTGAGCGGCAGGACAACAAGGAGAACTGGCTGCA CTCTCAGCAGCAGGAGGCGGAGCAGCGAGCTGCTCTGGCGCGGCTGGCCGGGCGGCTGGAGTCCATGAATGATGTGGAAGAGCTGACTGCACTG CTGCGAGGCGCTGGTGAGTATGAGGAACGCAAGCTGATCCGAGCTGCCATCCGCCGCATAAGGGCCCAGGAGATTGAGG ctGCCACGTTGGCTGGGAGATTGTGCAGTGGACGTCCCAACAGTGGCTCAAGAGAAGAGACCAAGGGACGGGCAGCACACAGGCTAGAACAGTGTGAG GTGCCGGAGCAAGAGAAACAGGAGCAGCAGGCAGAGGTCCCAGAGCCAACCCCAACCCCCCAGGGCACCAGCCGGGATGTGACCACAGTGACACTCGTGGTGCGGGCCCCACCTGGGGGCACACCCAGCTTACCTGCCTCACCCGTCAGTTCACCTACGACTGCTTCTGAGCCTCCACTAGAGCCTGCTGAAGCCCAGTGTCCTGCTGCTGAGACTGTGGACAGCCCTGAGCCACCCTCCAGCCCACCCAGGGCCACCAGCCCTGAGCCCCAGGAgccaccacccacccccagcactgAGAGGCAGGTGGCCAACAAG CTCCTGCCTGGCCCCACAGAGTCCCCAGCTGTCCAAGGCCCCACCAAAGATCCCTCCGACATaaagagagcag ACCTGGCTGGACCCCGTCCCTGCCAACGCTCCCTGTCTGTGCTCAGTCCCCGCCAGTCAGCCCAGAACCGAG AGCCCACCATCCTCGCCAGTGGACCTTCCTCATTCCAGCGGGCTGGCTCCGTGCGAGATCGTGTGCGCAAGTTCACGTCTGATTCTCCTATGACTGCTGGCCTTCAGGAGGGTCCACCCCGGTTGGTCCTGGGTCCCTCGACCCCCACAAGACTCCTGGGTCCCTCCCACATTGGCACTACCCCTGCCTCCTCTACCAACAGCTCCTCCTCACGGGGCCCCAGTGACGCCTCCTCCCGATTCAGCAAGGAGCCACGAGGAACAGCCAGGCCCCTGGCCCAGCTTCAGAGCTGCCCCCGGGAGGAGGGCcccagggggcggggcttggCTGCCAGGCCCCTTGAAAACAGAGCAGGGGGGACCGTGGCTTGCTCAGAGGAGCCCAGTGCCCCGCTTCCCGTGCCTGTCGGCACTGCCGAGCCAGGGGCCAGTATGAAGACCACATTTACCATCGAGATCAAGGATGGCCGTGGCCAGGCATCCACGGGCCGAGTGCTGCTGCCCACAGGCAACCAGAGGGCAG aaCTGACGCTGGGGCTACGGGCGCCTCCCACCCTCCTCAGCACCAGCAGTGGGGGCAAGAGCACCATCACCCATATCAGCAGCCCCGGGACCCTGGCACACCTGGGTAGTGTCACTCACGTCACCAGCTTCAGCCATGCCTCCACTGATAGCCGGGGAGGCTGCAGCATTAAG ATGGAACCAGAGCCAGCAGAGACTCCCTCTGTGGCAGTGGAAGTGGCTAATGGTGCTGAGCAGACCCGTGTAGACAAAGCACCAGAGACGCGGAGCCCACTGAGCACTGAGGAGCTGAATGCCATCGAGGATGAAAGCATCCTGGACAAGATG CTGGATCAGACTACAGACTTTGAGGAGCGGAAGCTTATCCGGGCTGCGCTACGGGAGCTCCGACAAaagaagagag ACCAGCGGGACAAGGAACGGGAACGGCGGCTGCAAGAGGCACGGGCCCGGCCAGCGGAGGGCCATGGCAACACAGCTACTGAGACCACCACGAGGCACAGCCAGCGGGCAGCCGATGGCTCAGCCGTCAGGACTGTCACCAAGACTGAGCGGCTCGTCCACTCCA ATGATGGCACACGGACAGCCCGCACCACCACAGTGGAGTCGAGTTTTGTGAGACGCTCGGAGA ATGGTAGTGGCAGCACTATGATGCAAACCAAGACTTTCTCCTCTTCATCATCCAAGAAGATGGGCAG TATCTTCGACCGCGAGGATGAGGCTAGCCCACGGCCCGGCAGCCTGGCCGCACTCGAGAAACGccaggcagagaagaagaaagagctgATGAAGGCGCAGAGCCTGCCCAAGACCTCGGCCTCCCAGGCGCGCAAGGCCATGATTGAGAAACTGGAGAAGGAAGGCGCCTCAGG CAGCCCTGGCGGACCCCGTGCAGCTGTGCAGCGCTCCACCAGCTTTGGGGTCCCCAACGCCAACAGCATCAAGCAGATGTTGCTGGACTGGTGCCGAGCAAAGACACGTGGTTATGAG CATGTGGACATCCAGAACTTCTCCTCAAGTTGGAGTGACGGGATGGCCTTCTGTGCCCTGGTGCACAACTTCTTCCCTGAGGCGTTTGACTATGGGCAGCTCAGCCCACAGAACCGGCGTCAGAACTTTGAGGTGGCCTTTTCATCTGCTGA GACCCATGCGGACTGCCCGCAGCTCCTGGACACAGAGGACATGGTGCGGCTTCGAGAGCCTGACTGGAAGTGCGTGTACACGTACATCCAGGAGTTCTACCGCTGTCTGGTCCAGAAGGGGCTGGTAAAAACCAAAAAGTCTTAA
- the SMTN gene encoding smoothelin isoform X6, whose translation MADEALAGLDEGALRKLLEVTADLAERRRIRSAIRELQRQELQREEEALASKRFRAERQDNKENWLHSQQQEAEQRAALARLAGRLESMNDVEELTALLRGAGEYEERKLIRAAIRRIRAQEIEAATLAGRLCSGRPNSGSREETKGRAAHRLEQCEVPEQEKQEQQAEVPEPTPTPQGTSRDVTTVTLVVRAPPGGTPSLPASPVSSPTTASEPPLEPAEAQCPAAETVDSPEPPSSPPRATSPEPQEPPPTPSTERQVANKLLPGPTESPAVQGPTKDPSDIKRADLAGPRPCQRSLSVLSPRQSAQNREPTILASGPSSFQRAGSVRDRVRKFTSDSPMTAGLQEGPPRLVLGPSTPTRLLGPSHIGTTPASSTNSSSSRGPSDASSRFSKEPRGTARPLAQLQSCPREEGPRGRGLAARPLENRAGGTVACSEEPSAPLPVPVGTAEPGASMKTTFTIEIKDGRGQASTGRVLLPTGNQRAELTLGLRAPPTLLSTSSGGKSTITHISSPGTLAHLGSVTHVTSFSHASTDSRGGCSIKAAEDAGTPVAHPPAFSTRRRSSAGPAHSSSLMEPEPAETPSVAVEVANGAEQTRVDKAPETRSPLSTEELNAIEDESILDKMLDQTTDFEERKLIRAALRELRQKKRDQRDKERERRLQEARARPAEGHGNTATETTTRHSQRAADGSAVRTVTKTERLVHSNDGTRTARTTTVESSFVRRSENGSGSTMMQTKTFSSSSSKKMGSIFDREDEASPRPGSLAALEKRQAEKKKELMKAQSLPKTSASQARKAMIEKLEKEGASGSPGGPRAAVQRSTSFGVPNANSIKQMLLDWCRAKTRGYEHVDIQNFSSSWSDGMAFCALVHNFFPEAFDYGQLSPQNRRQNFEVAFSSAEMLVDCVPLVEVEDMMIMGKKPDPKCVFTYVQSLYNHLRRHELRLRGKNV comes from the exons ATGGCGGATGAGGCCTTAGCCGGGCTGGACGAGGGAGCTCTGCGGAAGTTG TTGGAGGTCACAGCGGATCTGGCAGAGCGGCGGCGCATCCGCTCAGCCATCCGGGAGTTGCAGCGGCAGGAGCTACAGCGTGAGGAGGAGGCCCTGGCATCCAAGCGCTTCCGTGCTGAGCGGCAGGACAACAAGGAGAACTGGCTGCA CTCTCAGCAGCAGGAGGCGGAGCAGCGAGCTGCTCTGGCGCGGCTGGCCGGGCGGCTGGAGTCCATGAATGATGTGGAAGAGCTGACTGCACTG CTGCGAGGCGCTGGTGAGTATGAGGAACGCAAGCTGATCCGAGCTGCCATCCGCCGCATAAGGGCCCAGGAGATTGAGG ctGCCACGTTGGCTGGGAGATTGTGCAGTGGACGTCCCAACAGTGGCTCAAGAGAAGAGACCAAGGGACGGGCAGCACACAGGCTAGAACAGTGTGAG GTGCCGGAGCAAGAGAAACAGGAGCAGCAGGCAGAGGTCCCAGAGCCAACCCCAACCCCCCAGGGCACCAGCCGGGATGTGACCACAGTGACACTCGTGGTGCGGGCCCCACCTGGGGGCACACCCAGCTTACCTGCCTCACCCGTCAGTTCACCTACGACTGCTTCTGAGCCTCCACTAGAGCCTGCTGAAGCCCAGTGTCCTGCTGCTGAGACTGTGGACAGCCCTGAGCCACCCTCCAGCCCACCCAGGGCCACCAGCCCTGAGCCCCAGGAgccaccacccacccccagcactgAGAGGCAGGTGGCCAACAAG CTCCTGCCTGGCCCCACAGAGTCCCCAGCTGTCCAAGGCCCCACCAAAGATCCCTCCGACATaaagagagcag ACCTGGCTGGACCCCGTCCCTGCCAACGCTCCCTGTCTGTGCTCAGTCCCCGCCAGTCAGCCCAGAACCGAG AGCCCACCATCCTCGCCAGTGGACCTTCCTCATTCCAGCGGGCTGGCTCCGTGCGAGATCGTGTGCGCAAGTTCACGTCTGATTCTCCTATGACTGCTGGCCTTCAGGAGGGTCCACCCCGGTTGGTCCTGGGTCCCTCGACCCCCACAAGACTCCTGGGTCCCTCCCACATTGGCACTACCCCTGCCTCCTCTACCAACAGCTCCTCCTCACGGGGCCCCAGTGACGCCTCCTCCCGATTCAGCAAGGAGCCACGAGGAACAGCCAGGCCCCTGGCCCAGCTTCAGAGCTGCCCCCGGGAGGAGGGCcccagggggcggggcttggCTGCCAGGCCCCTTGAAAACAGAGCAGGGGGGACCGTGGCTTGCTCAGAGGAGCCCAGTGCCCCGCTTCCCGTGCCTGTCGGCACTGCCGAGCCAGGGGCCAGTATGAAGACCACATTTACCATCGAGATCAAGGATGGCCGTGGCCAGGCATCCACGGGCCGAGTGCTGCTGCCCACAGGCAACCAGAGGGCAG aaCTGACGCTGGGGCTACGGGCGCCTCCCACCCTCCTCAGCACCAGCAGTGGGGGCAAGAGCACCATCACCCATATCAGCAGCCCCGGGACCCTGGCACACCTGGGTAGTGTCACTCACGTCACCAGCTTCAGCCATGCCTCCACTGATAGCCGGGGAGGCTGCAGCATTAAG GCGGCTGAGGATGCCGGGACCCCTGTGGCCCACCCGCCTGCCTTCAGCACCCGCCGCCGCTCCTCTGCCGGTCCTGCCCACAGCAGCAGTCTC ATGGAACCAGAGCCAGCAGAGACTCCCTCTGTGGCAGTGGAAGTGGCTAATGGTGCTGAGCAGACCCGTGTAGACAAAGCACCAGAGACGCGGAGCCCACTGAGCACTGAGGAGCTGAATGCCATCGAGGATGAAAGCATCCTGGACAAGATG CTGGATCAGACTACAGACTTTGAGGAGCGGAAGCTTATCCGGGCTGCGCTACGGGAGCTCCGACAAaagaagagag ACCAGCGGGACAAGGAACGGGAACGGCGGCTGCAAGAGGCACGGGCCCGGCCAGCGGAGGGCCATGGCAACACAGCTACTGAGACCACCACGAGGCACAGCCAGCGGGCAGCCGATGGCTCAGCCGTCAGGACTGTCACCAAGACTGAGCGGCTCGTCCACTCCA ATGATGGCACACGGACAGCCCGCACCACCACAGTGGAGTCGAGTTTTGTGAGACGCTCGGAGA ATGGTAGTGGCAGCACTATGATGCAAACCAAGACTTTCTCCTCTTCATCATCCAAGAAGATGGGCAG TATCTTCGACCGCGAGGATGAGGCTAGCCCACGGCCCGGCAGCCTGGCCGCACTCGAGAAACGccaggcagagaagaagaaagagctgATGAAGGCGCAGAGCCTGCCCAAGACCTCGGCCTCCCAGGCGCGCAAGGCCATGATTGAGAAACTGGAGAAGGAAGGCGCCTCAGG CAGCCCTGGCGGACCCCGTGCAGCTGTGCAGCGCTCCACCAGCTTTGGGGTCCCCAACGCCAACAGCATCAAGCAGATGTTGCTGGACTGGTGCCGAGCAAAGACACGTGGTTATGAG CATGTGGACATCCAGAACTTCTCCTCAAGTTGGAGTGACGGGATGGCCTTCTGTGCCCTGGTGCACAACTTCTTCCCTGAGGCGTTTGACTATGGGCAGCTCAGCCCACAGAACCGGCGTCAGAACTTTGAGGTGGCCTTTTCATCTGCTGA GATGCTGGTGGACTGCGTGCccctggtggaggtggaggacaTGATGATCATGGGCAAGAAGCCCGACCCCAAGTGCGTCTTCACCTATGTGCAGTCCCTCTACAACCATCTGAGGCGCCACGAACTGCGCCTGCGCGGCAAGAATGTCTAG
- the SMTN gene encoding smoothelin isoform X7 → MADEALAGLDEGALRKLLEVTADLAERRRIRSAIRELQRQELQREEEALASKRFRAERQDNKENWLHSQQQEAEQRAALARLAGRLESMNDVEELTALLRGAGEYEERKLIRAAIRRIRAQEIEAATLAGRLCSGRPNSGSREETKGRAAHRLEQCEVPEQEKQEQQAEVPEPTPTPQGTSRDVTTVTLVVRAPPGGTPSLPASPVSSPTTASEPPLEPAEAQCPAAETVDSPEPPSSPPRATSPEPQEPPPTPSTERQVANKLLPGPTESPAVQGPTKDPSDIKRADLAGPRPCQRSLSVLSPRQSAQNREPTILASGPSSFQRAGSVRDRVRKFTSDSPMTAGLQEGPPRLVLGPSTPTRLLGPSHIGTTPASSTNSSSSRGPSDASSRFSKEPRGTARPLAQLQSCPREEGPRGRGLAARPLENRAGGTVACSEEPSAPLPVPVGTAEPGASMKTTFTIEIKDGRGQASTGRVLLPTGNQRAELTLGLRAPPTLLSTSSGGKSTITHISSPGTLAHLGSVTHVTSFSHASTDSRGGCSIKAAEDAGTPVAHPPAFSTRRRSSAGPAHSSSLMEPEPAETPSVAVEVANGAEQTRVDKAPETRSPLSTEELNAIEDESILDKMLDQTTDFEERKLIRAALRELRQKKRDGSGSTMMQTKTFSSSSSKKMGSIFDREDEASPRPGSLAALEKRQAEKKKELMKAQSLPKTSASQARKAMIEKLEKEGASGSPGGPRAAVQRSTSFGVPNANSIKQMLLDWCRAKTRGYEHVDIQNFSSSWSDGMAFCALVHNFFPEAFDYGQLSPQNRRQNFEVAFSSAEMLVDCVPLVEVEDMMIMGKKPDPKCVFTYVQSLYNHLRRHELRLRGKNV, encoded by the exons ATGGCGGATGAGGCCTTAGCCGGGCTGGACGAGGGAGCTCTGCGGAAGTTG TTGGAGGTCACAGCGGATCTGGCAGAGCGGCGGCGCATCCGCTCAGCCATCCGGGAGTTGCAGCGGCAGGAGCTACAGCGTGAGGAGGAGGCCCTGGCATCCAAGCGCTTCCGTGCTGAGCGGCAGGACAACAAGGAGAACTGGCTGCA CTCTCAGCAGCAGGAGGCGGAGCAGCGAGCTGCTCTGGCGCGGCTGGCCGGGCGGCTGGAGTCCATGAATGATGTGGAAGAGCTGACTGCACTG CTGCGAGGCGCTGGTGAGTATGAGGAACGCAAGCTGATCCGAGCTGCCATCCGCCGCATAAGGGCCCAGGAGATTGAGG ctGCCACGTTGGCTGGGAGATTGTGCAGTGGACGTCCCAACAGTGGCTCAAGAGAAGAGACCAAGGGACGGGCAGCACACAGGCTAGAACAGTGTGAG GTGCCGGAGCAAGAGAAACAGGAGCAGCAGGCAGAGGTCCCAGAGCCAACCCCAACCCCCCAGGGCACCAGCCGGGATGTGACCACAGTGACACTCGTGGTGCGGGCCCCACCTGGGGGCACACCCAGCTTACCTGCCTCACCCGTCAGTTCACCTACGACTGCTTCTGAGCCTCCACTAGAGCCTGCTGAAGCCCAGTGTCCTGCTGCTGAGACTGTGGACAGCCCTGAGCCACCCTCCAGCCCACCCAGGGCCACCAGCCCTGAGCCCCAGGAgccaccacccacccccagcactgAGAGGCAGGTGGCCAACAAG CTCCTGCCTGGCCCCACAGAGTCCCCAGCTGTCCAAGGCCCCACCAAAGATCCCTCCGACATaaagagagcag ACCTGGCTGGACCCCGTCCCTGCCAACGCTCCCTGTCTGTGCTCAGTCCCCGCCAGTCAGCCCAGAACCGAG AGCCCACCATCCTCGCCAGTGGACCTTCCTCATTCCAGCGGGCTGGCTCCGTGCGAGATCGTGTGCGCAAGTTCACGTCTGATTCTCCTATGACTGCTGGCCTTCAGGAGGGTCCACCCCGGTTGGTCCTGGGTCCCTCGACCCCCACAAGACTCCTGGGTCCCTCCCACATTGGCACTACCCCTGCCTCCTCTACCAACAGCTCCTCCTCACGGGGCCCCAGTGACGCCTCCTCCCGATTCAGCAAGGAGCCACGAGGAACAGCCAGGCCCCTGGCCCAGCTTCAGAGCTGCCCCCGGGAGGAGGGCcccagggggcggggcttggCTGCCAGGCCCCTTGAAAACAGAGCAGGGGGGACCGTGGCTTGCTCAGAGGAGCCCAGTGCCCCGCTTCCCGTGCCTGTCGGCACTGCCGAGCCAGGGGCCAGTATGAAGACCACATTTACCATCGAGATCAAGGATGGCCGTGGCCAGGCATCCACGGGCCGAGTGCTGCTGCCCACAGGCAACCAGAGGGCAG aaCTGACGCTGGGGCTACGGGCGCCTCCCACCCTCCTCAGCACCAGCAGTGGGGGCAAGAGCACCATCACCCATATCAGCAGCCCCGGGACCCTGGCACACCTGGGTAGTGTCACTCACGTCACCAGCTTCAGCCATGCCTCCACTGATAGCCGGGGAGGCTGCAGCATTAAG GCGGCTGAGGATGCCGGGACCCCTGTGGCCCACCCGCCTGCCTTCAGCACCCGCCGCCGCTCCTCTGCCGGTCCTGCCCACAGCAGCAGTCTC ATGGAACCAGAGCCAGCAGAGACTCCCTCTGTGGCAGTGGAAGTGGCTAATGGTGCTGAGCAGACCCGTGTAGACAAAGCACCAGAGACGCGGAGCCCACTGAGCACTGAGGAGCTGAATGCCATCGAGGATGAAAGCATCCTGGACAAGATG CTGGATCAGACTACAGACTTTGAGGAGCGGAAGCTTATCCGGGCTGCGCTACGGGAGCTCCGACAAaagaagagag ATGGTAGTGGCAGCACTATGATGCAAACCAAGACTTTCTCCTCTTCATCATCCAAGAAGATGGGCAG TATCTTCGACCGCGAGGATGAGGCTAGCCCACGGCCCGGCAGCCTGGCCGCACTCGAGAAACGccaggcagagaagaagaaagagctgATGAAGGCGCAGAGCCTGCCCAAGACCTCGGCCTCCCAGGCGCGCAAGGCCATGATTGAGAAACTGGAGAAGGAAGGCGCCTCAGG CAGCCCTGGCGGACCCCGTGCAGCTGTGCAGCGCTCCACCAGCTTTGGGGTCCCCAACGCCAACAGCATCAAGCAGATGTTGCTGGACTGGTGCCGAGCAAAGACACGTGGTTATGAG CATGTGGACATCCAGAACTTCTCCTCAAGTTGGAGTGACGGGATGGCCTTCTGTGCCCTGGTGCACAACTTCTTCCCTGAGGCGTTTGACTATGGGCAGCTCAGCCCACAGAACCGGCGTCAGAACTTTGAGGTGGCCTTTTCATCTGCTGA GATGCTGGTGGACTGCGTGCccctggtggaggtggaggacaTGATGATCATGGGCAAGAAGCCCGACCCCAAGTGCGTCTTCACCTATGTGCAGTCCCTCTACAACCATCTGAGGCGCCACGAACTGCGCCTGCGCGGCAAGAATGTCTAG
- the SMTN gene encoding smoothelin isoform X3, producing the protein MADEALAGLDEGALRKLLEVTADLAERRRIRSAIRELQRQELQREEEALASKRFRAERQDNKENWLHSQQQEAEQRAALARLAGRLESMNDVEELTALLRGAGEYEERKLIRAAIRRIRAQEIEAATLAGRLCSGRPNSGSREETKGRAAHRLEQCEVPEQEKQEQQAEVPEPTPTPQGTSRDVTTVTLVVRAPPGGTPSLPASPVSSPTTASEPPLEPAEAQCPAAETVDSPEPPSSPPRATSPEPQEPPPTPSTERQVANKLLPGPTESPAVQGPTKDPSDIKRADLAGPRPCQRSLSVLSPRQSAQNREPTILASGPSSFQRAGSVRDRVRKFTSDSPMTAGLQEGPPRSSSRGPSDASSRFSKEPRGTARPLAQLQSCPREEGPRGRGLAARPLENRAGGTVACSEEPSAPLPVPVGTAEPGASMKTTFTIEIKDGRGQASTGRVLLPTGNQRAELTLGLRAPPTLLSTSSGGKSTITHISSPGTLAHLGSVTHVTSFSHASTDSRGGCSIKAAEDAGTPVAHPPAFSTRRRSSAGPAHSSSLMEPEPAETPSVAVEVANGAEQTRVDKAPETRSPLSTEELNAIEDESILDKMLDQTTDFEERKLIRAALRELRQKKRDQRDKERERRLQEARARPAEGHGNTATETTTRHSQRAADGSAVRTVTKTERLVHSNDGTRTARTTTVESSFVRRSENGSGSTMMQTKTFSSSSSKKMGSIFDREDEASPRPGSLAALEKRQAEKKKELMKAQSLPKTSASQARKAMIEKLEKEGASGSPGGPRAAVQRSTSFGVPNANSIKQMLLDWCRAKTRGYEHVDIQNFSSSWSDGMAFCALVHNFFPEAFDYGQLSPQNRRQNFEVAFSSAEMLVDCVPLVEVEDMMIMGKKPDPKCVFTYVQSLYNHLRRHELRLRGKNV; encoded by the exons ATGGCGGATGAGGCCTTAGCCGGGCTGGACGAGGGAGCTCTGCGGAAGTTG TTGGAGGTCACAGCGGATCTGGCAGAGCGGCGGCGCATCCGCTCAGCCATCCGGGAGTTGCAGCGGCAGGAGCTACAGCGTGAGGAGGAGGCCCTGGCATCCAAGCGCTTCCGTGCTGAGCGGCAGGACAACAAGGAGAACTGGCTGCA CTCTCAGCAGCAGGAGGCGGAGCAGCGAGCTGCTCTGGCGCGGCTGGCCGGGCGGCTGGAGTCCATGAATGATGTGGAAGAGCTGACTGCACTG CTGCGAGGCGCTGGTGAGTATGAGGAACGCAAGCTGATCCGAGCTGCCATCCGCCGCATAAGGGCCCAGGAGATTGAGG ctGCCACGTTGGCTGGGAGATTGTGCAGTGGACGTCCCAACAGTGGCTCAAGAGAAGAGACCAAGGGACGGGCAGCACACAGGCTAGAACAGTGTGAG GTGCCGGAGCAAGAGAAACAGGAGCAGCAGGCAGAGGTCCCAGAGCCAACCCCAACCCCCCAGGGCACCAGCCGGGATGTGACCACAGTGACACTCGTGGTGCGGGCCCCACCTGGGGGCACACCCAGCTTACCTGCCTCACCCGTCAGTTCACCTACGACTGCTTCTGAGCCTCCACTAGAGCCTGCTGAAGCCCAGTGTCCTGCTGCTGAGACTGTGGACAGCCCTGAGCCACCCTCCAGCCCACCCAGGGCCACCAGCCCTGAGCCCCAGGAgccaccacccacccccagcactgAGAGGCAGGTGGCCAACAAG CTCCTGCCTGGCCCCACAGAGTCCCCAGCTGTCCAAGGCCCCACCAAAGATCCCTCCGACATaaagagagcag ACCTGGCTGGACCCCGTCCCTGCCAACGCTCCCTGTCTGTGCTCAGTCCCCGCCAGTCAGCCCAGAACCGAG AGCCCACCATCCTCGCCAGTGGACCTTCCTCATTCCAGCGGGCTGGCTCCGTGCGAGATCGTGTGCGCAAGTTCACGTCTGATTCTCCTATGACTGCTGGCCTTCAGGAGGGTCCACCCCG CTCCTCCTCACGGGGCCCCAGTGACGCCTCCTCCCGATTCAGCAAGGAGCCACGAGGAACAGCCAGGCCCCTGGCCCAGCTTCAGAGCTGCCCCCGGGAGGAGGGCcccagggggcggggcttggCTGCCAGGCCCCTTGAAAACAGAGCAGGGGGGACCGTGGCTTGCTCAGAGGAGCCCAGTGCCCCGCTTCCCGTGCCTGTCGGCACTGCCGAGCCAGGGGCCAGTATGAAGACCACATTTACCATCGAGATCAAGGATGGCCGTGGCCAGGCATCCACGGGCCGAGTGCTGCTGCCCACAGGCAACCAGAGGGCAG aaCTGACGCTGGGGCTACGGGCGCCTCCCACCCTCCTCAGCACCAGCAGTGGGGGCAAGAGCACCATCACCCATATCAGCAGCCCCGGGACCCTGGCACACCTGGGTAGTGTCACTCACGTCACCAGCTTCAGCCATGCCTCCACTGATAGCCGGGGAGGCTGCAGCATTAAG GCGGCTGAGGATGCCGGGACCCCTGTGGCCCACCCGCCTGCCTTCAGCACCCGCCGCCGCTCCTCTGCCGGTCCTGCCCACAGCAGCAGTCTC ATGGAACCAGAGCCAGCAGAGACTCCCTCTGTGGCAGTGGAAGTGGCTAATGGTGCTGAGCAGACCCGTGTAGACAAAGCACCAGAGACGCGGAGCCCACTGAGCACTGAGGAGCTGAATGCCATCGAGGATGAAAGCATCCTGGACAAGATG CTGGATCAGACTACAGACTTTGAGGAGCGGAAGCTTATCCGGGCTGCGCTACGGGAGCTCCGACAAaagaagagag ACCAGCGGGACAAGGAACGGGAACGGCGGCTGCAAGAGGCACGGGCCCGGCCAGCGGAGGGCCATGGCAACACAGCTACTGAGACCACCACGAGGCACAGCCAGCGGGCAGCCGATGGCTCAGCCGTCAGGACTGTCACCAAGACTGAGCGGCTCGTCCACTCCA ATGATGGCACACGGACAGCCCGCACCACCACAGTGGAGTCGAGTTTTGTGAGACGCTCGGAGA ATGGTAGTGGCAGCACTATGATGCAAACCAAGACTTTCTCCTCTTCATCATCCAAGAAGATGGGCAG TATCTTCGACCGCGAGGATGAGGCTAGCCCACGGCCCGGCAGCCTGGCCGCACTCGAGAAACGccaggcagagaagaagaaagagctgATGAAGGCGCAGAGCCTGCCCAAGACCTCGGCCTCCCAGGCGCGCAAGGCCATGATTGAGAAACTGGAGAAGGAAGGCGCCTCAGG CAGCCCTGGCGGACCCCGTGCAGCTGTGCAGCGCTCCACCAGCTTTGGGGTCCCCAACGCCAACAGCATCAAGCAGATGTTGCTGGACTGGTGCCGAGCAAAGACACGTGGTTATGAG CATGTGGACATCCAGAACTTCTCCTCAAGTTGGAGTGACGGGATGGCCTTCTGTGCCCTGGTGCACAACTTCTTCCCTGAGGCGTTTGACTATGGGCAGCTCAGCCCACAGAACCGGCGTCAGAACTTTGAGGTGGCCTTTTCATCTGCTGA GATGCTGGTGGACTGCGTGCccctggtggaggtggaggacaTGATGATCATGGGCAAGAAGCCCGACCCCAAGTGCGTCTTCACCTATGTGCAGTCCCTCTACAACCATCTGAGGCGCCACGAACTGCGCCTGCGCGGCAAGAATGTCTAG